One Vanessa cardui chromosome 23, ilVanCard2.1, whole genome shotgun sequence DNA segment encodes these proteins:
- the LOC124539653 gene encoding uncharacterized protein LOC124539653, whose amino-acid sequence MKLNLFKRSMIFATFFGSCLCIALIVASLGTTHWVDARARRLSNPIESEGRISFGLFEGHKELNFGYGWRNHDFSIKAGTHPARRWAWCGTAAQLAVALAASAGACVLAALGSAARSRCSPRPLLLCNSAIVLFTLGAIAVWLTEFFLRLQHNVMSDEDLANTWSSDMTADLGLSFWLIVAATITAFINNVCILIAAADGRDVDTIAPALEEKVNGAIMLY is encoded by the exons ATGAAGCTGAATTTATTCAAACGGTCGATGATTTTCGCGACGTTCTTCGGATCTTGTTTATGTATAGCGTTGATTGTCGCCTCTTTGGGCACCACGCATTGGGTGGACGCGAGAGCGAGAAGGTTGTCGAATCCCATCGAATCCGAGGGTAGAATCAGTTTCGGATTATTTGAAGGTCACAAGGAATTGAACTTCGGTTACGGCTGGAGGAATCATGACTTCAGCA TAAAAGCGGGCACTCATCCAGCTCGACGCTGGGCGTGGTGCGGTACCGCGGCCCAGTTGGCGGTAGCATTGGCTGCCTCTGCTGGCGCCTGTGTGTTGGCTGCATTGGGTTCAGCTGCAAGGAGTCGTTGCTCGCCACGACCTTTGCTTTTATGTAATAGTGCTATTG TTCTCTTCACGTTAGGCGCAATTGCAGTTTGGTTGACAGAGTTCTTCCTGAGATTGCAGCACAATGTTATGTCGGATGAAGATCTAGCGAACACGTGGTCTTCTGACATGACAGCTGACTTGGGACTCTCtttttg gctCATAGTAGCTGCAACAATAAcagcatttataaataatgtatgtatccTAATAGCCGCTGCAGATGGAAGAGATGTGGACACCATCGCTCCagccttagaggagaaggttaatGGAGCGATCATGTTGTATTAA